One window from the genome of Marinobacter sp. es.048 encodes:
- a CDS encoding NAD(P)/FAD-dependent oxidoreductase, whose product MTEQAPIIIVGTGLSGYSLAREIRKQDKEIPILLVTADDGVSYSKPMLSTGFTKAKDADGLAQGGTDAMAEQLNARIRTFATVTGIDADAHELILGDERLAYRKLVLAWGADVIRLSLDGDGQEHVFSINDLMDYRAFRKALGEGKRVAIMGAGLIGCEFANDLRNGGYEVDVIAPSEGVMPGLLPEAAANAVQQELENLGVGFHLGTVVEHVDRKGGGVSLNLANGKTLEADLVLSAVGLRPRTDLARSAGLETATGIVVNRALETSAPDVYALGDCAEVDGHVLLYVLPLMACSRALAKTLLGERTEVSYGTMPVMIKTPCCPTAVCPPPSEAEGSWEVEQDGTNVKALFKSPGGDILGFAVTGSFAMEKQALSREVPPIHG is encoded by the coding sequence ATGACTGAACAGGCCCCTATCATTATTGTCGGTACCGGGTTGTCCGGCTATTCCCTGGCACGGGAAATCCGCAAGCAGGACAAGGAAATACCCATCCTGCTGGTGACCGCCGACGATGGCGTGAGTTACTCCAAGCCCATGTTGTCCACCGGCTTTACCAAGGCCAAGGACGCCGACGGGCTGGCCCAGGGCGGGACCGACGCCATGGCGGAACAGTTGAATGCCCGGATCCGGACCTTTGCCACGGTCACCGGCATTGATGCCGACGCCCACGAACTGATTCTTGGTGACGAGCGCCTTGCCTACCGCAAGCTGGTTCTGGCCTGGGGCGCCGATGTTATCCGGCTTAGCCTTGATGGTGATGGCCAGGAGCATGTGTTCTCGATCAATGACCTGATGGATTATCGCGCCTTCCGGAAAGCCCTGGGCGAGGGTAAGCGGGTGGCGATCATGGGAGCCGGGCTGATTGGTTGTGAGTTCGCCAACGACCTTCGCAATGGTGGCTATGAAGTGGACGTCATTGCCCCCTCCGAGGGGGTGATGCCTGGATTGCTGCCCGAGGCTGCAGCCAATGCCGTCCAGCAGGAACTGGAGAACCTGGGTGTCGGGTTTCATCTCGGAACTGTAGTTGAGCACGTTGACCGTAAGGGCGGCGGCGTCAGTCTGAATCTGGCCAATGGCAAGACCCTGGAGGCCGATCTGGTACTGTCCGCTGTCGGCCTGCGCCCGAGGACCGATCTCGCCCGATCTGCGGGGCTTGAGACGGCAACGGGCATCGTGGTGAATCGCGCGCTTGAGACTTCCGCGCCGGATGTTTACGCACTCGGTGATTGTGCCGAAGTAGACGGTCACGTGCTGCTTTACGTGTTGCCGCTGATGGCCTGTTCCCGGGCGCTTGCCAAAACGTTGCTCGGTGAGCGCACCGAGGTCAGTTATGGCACCATGCCGGTGATGATCAAGACGCCCTGTTGCCCAACCGCCGTTTGCCCACCACCTTCCGAAGCCGAGGGCAGTTGGGAGGTTGAGCAGGATGGCACCAACGTCAAGGCGCTGTTCAAAAGCCCCGGGGGCGATATCCTGGGGTTTGCGGTAACCGGCAGCTTTGCCATGGAAAAGCAGGCCCTGTCCAGGGAAGTGCCGCCGATACACGGCTGA
- a CDS encoding EAL domain-containing protein — MTIKRYDVASTLWLRLLVTLSLLSGLAAPSLGAEVSYVPQIEYLRVAPDENLSASEALASGDWQALQEESPNLGYIRDTVWLRFPVSHPASINLLEVRYSQLDNLTFHLIENGRIARRVVTGDHVPFDQRPILHRHFLFPFEQSIASEYDILLEVRTEGAMQVPVRLWNAAAFFEHSSTEDQMHALYYGILITVIFFNLFIFAALREPVYLLYVLSTLGYLLLIGSLNGTTFQFLWPNSPALQNQIMLLAVPFALLFTLVFSRSFLKLAQTGPFLNRLVVFMVSLNAVVALMTFFVDYSTGSRLTVALAIPSCLLLTILGPVQWWKGNPQAGYYTVAWAALTLGSAITAANKYGLLPNNFVTTYGMQIGSALEAILLTLALAARLYQERQDKVDAREAELNALAARRSAELKLMDHALHNPLTGLPNRSSLEMMLNDLMLRSPERRYGVAIIHLNNLQSVTKTLGHRNSDRILELASKHYNAVARELPGALPVEQSDKRNFYLASLDPQTFAFVVDADATGSVPRAILKSLEGIRYPIDYLGMQIPLDPRLGVAIFPEHGTDANTLIRRAVIAEGSDSARERGAAYYKSQKDSYSADRLTMVSELRHALNTNELALFMQPKQSLKTGRIVGVEALIRWPGRAKPIRADEIVILAEQTGLIKPLTRWVIEQSLELRSLLLERGWPLNVSINISPNNLREPDFPIFVQRLMNSYHSHQGSIIFEVTETSMMQDPANSLLALNSLSATGIPVSIDDFGSGYSSLSYIKQLPASEIKIDRSLVTELTTEAEDRVIVQTTIDMCHSLGYQVVAEGVEDDLTGNLLRDMGCDMIQGYLLTPPLPFDELMAWLDRNHQQPDQLKLG; from the coding sequence ATGACAATTAAGCGGTACGACGTGGCATCCACTCTCTGGCTTCGTTTGCTGGTAACGCTTTCGCTGTTATCAGGCCTGGCCGCCCCCTCGCTCGGGGCCGAGGTTTCCTATGTCCCGCAGATCGAGTATCTGCGCGTCGCTCCTGATGAAAATCTCTCGGCCAGCGAGGCCCTTGCATCCGGCGATTGGCAAGCCCTGCAGGAAGAAAGCCCCAATTTGGGCTACATTCGCGATACCGTCTGGCTCCGGTTCCCGGTGTCGCACCCGGCGAGCATCAATCTTCTTGAAGTTCGCTACTCACAGCTGGACAACCTTACCTTCCACCTGATTGAGAACGGCCGAATTGCACGGCGCGTGGTGACCGGAGATCACGTTCCGTTCGATCAACGCCCGATTCTGCACCGGCATTTCCTGTTCCCCTTCGAACAGAGCATTGCCAGCGAGTACGATATTTTGCTGGAGGTGCGCACAGAGGGTGCCATGCAGGTTCCGGTGAGACTATGGAACGCAGCGGCTTTCTTCGAGCATTCCTCCACCGAAGACCAGATGCATGCGCTCTACTATGGCATTCTGATTACGGTAATATTTTTCAATCTGTTTATTTTTGCCGCTCTCAGAGAGCCGGTTTACCTGCTCTACGTGCTTTCAACACTGGGCTATTTATTACTGATTGGCAGCCTTAACGGGACCACGTTTCAGTTCCTCTGGCCGAACAGCCCTGCGCTGCAGAACCAGATAATGTTGCTGGCGGTGCCTTTCGCTCTTCTGTTCACACTGGTGTTCTCCCGTTCATTCCTGAAACTGGCGCAGACAGGCCCTTTCCTGAATCGGCTCGTGGTGTTCATGGTGTCACTGAATGCAGTGGTTGCCTTGATGACTTTCTTCGTCGACTACAGCACCGGTAGTCGGCTGACCGTGGCTCTGGCAATACCCAGCTGCCTGCTACTCACTATCCTGGGACCGGTTCAATGGTGGAAGGGAAATCCACAGGCCGGTTATTACACGGTGGCCTGGGCGGCGCTGACCCTGGGCAGCGCAATAACGGCGGCCAACAAGTACGGCCTGCTGCCAAACAATTTTGTAACCACTTATGGCATGCAGATCGGATCGGCACTGGAGGCCATTCTGCTCACGCTGGCCCTGGCGGCGCGACTTTATCAGGAACGGCAGGACAAGGTTGACGCCAGGGAAGCGGAACTGAATGCCCTGGCGGCGAGGCGGTCGGCGGAGCTGAAGTTGATGGATCATGCGCTGCATAATCCCCTCACCGGTCTGCCCAATCGCAGCAGCCTGGAAATGATGCTGAACGACCTGATGCTGCGCAGTCCGGAGCGTCGCTATGGCGTTGCCATCATCCATCTGAACAACTTGCAATCGGTCACCAAGACCCTTGGCCATCGCAACAGTGACCGGATTCTGGAACTGGCGTCCAAGCACTACAATGCCGTTGCGCGGGAACTGCCGGGCGCCCTTCCGGTGGAACAAAGTGACAAGCGCAATTTCTACCTCGCATCACTGGATCCCCAGACATTCGCCTTTGTTGTCGATGCCGATGCCACGGGCTCCGTTCCACGCGCAATTCTCAAGTCACTGGAGGGTATACGCTATCCGATCGACTATCTGGGCATGCAGATTCCCCTGGACCCAAGACTGGGAGTAGCGATCTTCCCGGAGCACGGCACCGATGCCAATACCCTGATACGCCGGGCGGTCATCGCCGAAGGCTCGGATTCTGCCCGGGAGCGTGGCGCTGCCTACTACAAGTCCCAGAAAGATTCCTACAGCGCTGACCGGCTGACGATGGTGTCGGAACTGCGGCATGCTCTCAACACCAACGAGCTCGCCCTGTTCATGCAGCCCAAGCAGAGCCTGAAAACAGGCCGTATTGTCGGAGTTGAGGCTCTGATTCGTTGGCCCGGGCGTGCGAAACCGATCCGCGCCGATGAGATCGTCATCCTTGCGGAACAGACCGGCCTGATCAAGCCACTGACCCGATGGGTGATTGAGCAATCACTGGAATTGCGCTCACTACTGCTGGAGCGCGGCTGGCCCCTGAATGTATCCATCAATATTTCGCCCAACAACCTGCGGGAGCCGGACTTTCCTATCTTTGTCCAGCGTCTGATGAACAGTTATCACAGTCACCAGGGCAGCATCATTTTTGAGGTAACTGAAACGTCCATGATGCAAGACCCGGCGAACTCCCTGCTGGCGCTGAACTCCCTCAGCGCTACAGGAATCCCGGTGTCGATTGATGACTTCGGGTCCGGCTACTCCTCACTGTCCTACATCAAGCAGCTGCCCGCGAGCGAGATCAAGATCGACCGTTCCCTGGTCACCGAGCTGACAACCGAGGCGGAAGATCGTGTCATCGTGCAGACCACGATCGATATGTGCCATAGCCTTGGCTATCAGGTGGTCGCAGAAGGCGTGGAAGATGACCTCACCGGCAATCTGCTCAGAGACATGGGCTGCGACATGATCCAGGGATACCTGCTGACACCGCCGCTGCCCTTCGATGAACTGATGGCGTGGCTGGATCGGAACCATCAGCAGCCAGACCAGCTCAAACTGGGCTAG
- a CDS encoding IS3 family transposase (programmed frameshift), which yields MSSQRYPPEFKDEAVRQVLERGYTVAEVSQRLGVSAHSLYKWVKAVKPDKSDEQAAELVEAKSEILRLRAQMRRIEEERDIPKKGRSVLCQRARVKYRFINDHRHEFNTMTMCRVLRVARSGFYQWLHKPLSDRAIDNQRLLAQILASYQGSSGVYGAPRVFLDLREAGETCGKNRVARLMKEHKIKALRGYKAPRVIAGRPSILNPNKLQREFTVGCPDKAWVTDITYIRTWQGWLYLAVVVDLFSRRVVGWSMKPTLHRSLVVDALLMAVWRRRPKEKVLIHSDQGTQYGSDDWHRFCLAHNLDPSMSRRGNCWDNAVVESFFSSLKKERIRKRIYKTRDLAKADVFDYIEVFYNRVRRHTHLGGVSPEAFEMASV from the exons ATGAGCAGCCAACGTTATCCCCCGGAATTCAAAGACGAAGCGGTCCGACAAGTGCTGGAGCGGGGTTACACCGTCGCCGAAGTATCGCAACGACTGGGAGTTTCGGCTCACAGCCTCTACAAATGGGTTAAGGCCGTGAAGCCGGATAAGTCTGATGAACAGGCTGCCGAATTGGTTGAAGCCAAGAGCGAGATTCTCAGGCTGCGTGCTCAGATGCGCCGGATTGAGGAAGAGCGGGATATCC CTAAAAAAGGCCGCTCGGTACTTTGCCAGAGAGCCCGAGTAAAGTACCGGTTCATCAACGATCACCGACACGAATTCAACACAATGACCATGTGTCGCGTGCTCCGGGTGGCTCGCAGCGGGTTTTATCAATGGCTGCATAAACCATTATCTGACCGAGCTATCGATAACCAGCGGCTGCTGGCGCAGATCCTGGCGTCGTATCAGGGCAGTTCTGGTGTCTACGGTGCTCCACGCGTGTTTCTGGACCTTCGGGAAGCCGGTGAAACCTGCGGCAAGAACCGAGTTGCCCGGTTGATGAAAGAACATAAAATCAAAGCGCTACGAGGCTATAAAGCACCCAGGGTGATCGCCGGAAGACCGTCGATCCTTAACCCAAACAAGCTCCAACGTGAATTCACGGTAGGCTGCCCAGACAAGGCCTGGGTGACCGACATCACCTACATCCGCACCTGGCAAGGCTGGCTGTATCTGGCAGTGGTGGTCGACCTGTTCTCACGCCGCGTGGTGGGCTGGTCGATGAAACCGACACTGCATCGCAGCTTGGTCGTGGATGCGCTGCTGATGGCCGTCTGGCGTCGACGACCGAAGGAAAAGGTGCTCATTCATTCGGATCAAGGCACCCAATACGGCAGTGATGATTGGCATCGTTTCTGTCTGGCTCACAACCTGGACCCCAGCATGAGCCGACGAGGTAATTGCTGGGATAATGCAGTCGTGGAATCCTTCTTCAGCAGTCTGAAAAAGGAACGCATCCGCAAACGGATCTACAAAACCCGTGACCTGGCTAAGGCGGATGTGTTCGACTACATCGAAGTGTTTTATAACCGGGTCCGACGTCATACCCACCTGGGTGGCGTCAGCCCAGAGGCCTTTGAAATGGCCTCCGTTTGA
- a CDS encoding flavodoxin encodes MTSIRILVGSVYGGALLTARTIKKELEGEGHHVTVLENPVLDDITSNSDALLVCTSTTGQGELPANLLPCYLDLRDQLPQQPGRPFGIIVLGDSSYGDTFCGAGELMEEALYETAARKVGDTLRIDALETMEPEAEALPWVRGWLEQI; translated from the coding sequence ATGACATCAATCAGAATCCTGGTGGGCAGCGTCTATGGTGGCGCGCTCCTGACGGCCAGAACTATCAAGAAAGAGCTGGAAGGCGAGGGTCACCACGTCACTGTGCTGGAGAATCCGGTACTGGATGACATCACGTCGAACAGCGATGCGCTTCTGGTATGCACCTCCACGACCGGACAGGGTGAGCTGCCGGCCAATCTACTGCCCTGCTACCTCGACCTGCGGGATCAGTTGCCGCAACAACCGGGCCGGCCGTTTGGCATTATCGTGCTGGGTGACAGCTCCTATGGGGACACTTTCTGTGGCGCCGGCGAACTGATGGAAGAAGCGCTTTACGAAACCGCTGCCCGCAAGGTCGGAGACACGCTCAGGATCGACGCCCTGGAAACCATGGAGCCGGAAGCAGAAGCACTGCCCTGGGTCCGGGGATGGCTGGAGCAGATCTGA
- a CDS encoding chorismate--pyruvate lyase family protein: MRSRVSDIDSRLTIPPTDWYQSLTAAGLRNPEVHGPARYWLQVEGSFTRALQKQCSLSFHVEVRREGFATPTQEEARRLCIPHRQYAWIREVSLCGDNQPWVLARTVIPLNCLEGEGRRLLNLGNRPLGAYLFTSPHWQRGPLETGLCKPVIPGQPELARRSLFSGHNSSLLVGEYLLPALFQRNVL, from the coding sequence ATGCGGTCAAGGGTCTCTGACATCGACAGTCGCCTGACCATCCCCCCTACGGACTGGTACCAATCGCTGACAGCCGCGGGCCTTCGCAACCCGGAGGTTCATGGGCCGGCCCGTTATTGGCTGCAGGTAGAGGGCTCGTTTACACGGGCCCTACAGAAACAGTGCAGCCTTTCCTTTCACGTTGAGGTCCGCCGCGAGGGCTTTGCAACGCCGACACAGGAAGAAGCCCGGCGTCTGTGCATTCCCCACCGCCAATACGCCTGGATACGGGAAGTCAGCCTTTGCGGTGACAACCAACCCTGGGTACTGGCCAGGACGGTCATCCCCCTGAACTGTCTGGAGGGCGAGGGTCGCCGACTGCTTAACCTCGGCAATCGGCCTTTGGGCGCCTACCTGTTCACCAGTCCCCACTGGCAACGAGGCCCGCTGGAAACCGGGCTCTGCAAACCGGTAATCCCAGGCCAGCCGGAACTGGCCCGGCGCTCCCTGTTCAGCGGCCACAACAGCTCCCTGCTGGTTGGAGAATACCTTCTGCCCGCCCTGTTTCAGCGGAACGTGCTTTAA
- a CDS encoding GGDEF domain-containing protein yields the protein MRQADVAARWGGEEFLVLLPDTSLLQALTLAERLRSEVSRHSFRFRDQVLPVTISAGVCSIAKARSLDDLLKQADLHLYNAKESGRNRIAPRVRSQETEPSPSPSP from the coding sequence ATCCGGCAGGCCGATGTCGCAGCCCGATGGGGCGGTGAAGAATTTCTGGTCTTGTTGCCGGATACGTCCCTGCTTCAGGCACTGACCCTGGCAGAGCGGTTGCGCTCTGAAGTGTCCAGGCATTCATTCCGGTTCAGGGATCAGGTGTTACCGGTAACCATCAGTGCCGGTGTCTGTTCCATTGCCAAAGCTCGCTCACTGGACGATCTGCTCAAACAGGCAGACCTGCATCTCTATAATGCCAAGGAATCCGGGCGCAACCGGATAGCACCCCGGGTCAGAAGCCAGGAAACCGAACCTTCGCCCTCCCCGTCTCCTTGA
- a CDS encoding rubredoxin: MKKWQCVVCGLIYDEAEGWPEDGIEPGTKWEDVPEDWVCPDCGVGKEDFEMIEIG; encoded by the coding sequence ATGAAGAAGTGGCAGTGCGTGGTTTGTGGTCTGATTTACGATGAAGCCGAAGGCTGGCCCGAGGACGGCATTGAGCCGGGCACCAAGTGGGAAGACGTGCCGGAAGACTGGGTCTGCCCCGATTGTGGCGTCGGCAAGGAAGACTTCGAGATGATCGAGATCGGCTGA
- a CDS encoding acyl-CoA thioesterase produces the protein MLEVTKKLVELLDLSPIGDDHFQGDSEDLGFPNVFGGQVLGQALMAASRTVEGRLCHSLHAYFLRPGNQDMPIDYEVQRVRDGGSFSVRRVIARQDGKEILTGSMSFQVAEEGFEHQLTMPDAPDPETLRSEQDWGELLAPQVPEKMRPILTRDRPIEIRPVNPVNPLKPEKRPPHKQSWFRAQGHLPDDPVLHRCLLTYASDFQFLGTSLNPHGLTFMSKNLQVASLDHAIWFHRDFRMDEWLLYDKDSPSASAGRGFNRGNFFNQDGVLVASTAQEALIRQRS, from the coding sequence ATGCTTGAGGTAACCAAGAAACTGGTGGAGTTGCTGGATCTCTCGCCCATCGGTGACGACCATTTCCAGGGTGACAGCGAGGATCTGGGCTTTCCCAACGTATTTGGCGGGCAGGTTCTTGGCCAGGCCTTGATGGCGGCCAGCCGAACCGTCGAAGGCCGCCTATGTCACTCCCTCCATGCCTACTTTCTGCGCCCCGGCAACCAGGATATGCCCATCGACTACGAGGTCCAGCGCGTCCGTGATGGTGGCAGTTTCTCGGTGCGTCGGGTGATTGCCCGCCAGGACGGCAAGGAAATCCTGACCGGTTCCATGTCGTTCCAGGTGGCCGAGGAAGGATTTGAGCATCAGCTGACCATGCCGGATGCGCCAGACCCTGAGACGCTTCGCTCGGAACAGGACTGGGGTGAGCTGCTCGCACCTCAGGTGCCCGAGAAGATGCGCCCGATCCTGACCCGGGATCGCCCAATCGAGATCCGGCCGGTGAACCCGGTCAATCCTCTGAAACCCGAGAAGCGACCGCCCCACAAGCAGAGCTGGTTCCGCGCCCAGGGGCATCTGCCAGACGATCCCGTGCTTCACCGCTGCCTGTTGACCTACGCATCGGATTTCCAGTTCCTCGGTACGTCGCTGAATCCCCACGGTCTGACCTTCATGAGCAAGAACCTGCAGGTGGCCAGCCTGGATCACGCCATCTGGTTCCACCGGGATTTCCGCATGGACGAATGGCTGCTGTACGACAAGGACAGTCCCAGTGCTTCGGCCGGAAGGGGTTTCAATCGTGGCAATTTCTTCAACCAGGACGGTGTGCTTGTGGCATCCACCGCCCAGGAAGCGCTGATCCGTCAGAGGTCCTAG
- a CDS encoding hypoxanthine-guanine phosphoribosyltransferase, translating to MTDTVAEMNQVMSEADCLVDEQQVQTAIANLADDITARLKDSNPLLFCVMNGGLILTGQLLPRLRFPVQAEYLHATRYRQETTGGILEWKLQPEADMNGRTILIVDDILDEGTTLCAIADYCRAHGASEVLTAVLVDKQHDRKARPDLKADFTGLEVEDRFLFGYGMDYKGYWRNAPGIYAVKGL from the coding sequence ATGACTGATACCGTCGCCGAAATGAACCAGGTAATGAGCGAAGCCGACTGCCTGGTCGATGAACAGCAGGTGCAGACTGCGATCGCCAACCTGGCCGACGATATTACCGCCCGTCTGAAAGACAGTAACCCTCTGTTATTCTGTGTGATGAACGGCGGGCTTATTCTTACCGGACAATTGCTACCCCGGCTCCGGTTTCCGGTCCAGGCCGAGTACCTGCATGCCACCCGTTACCGCCAGGAAACCACCGGCGGCATCCTCGAGTGGAAACTGCAGCCAGAAGCCGATATGAACGGCCGCACCATCCTGATTGTCGATGACATCCTGGATGAAGGCACGACCCTGTGCGCCATCGCCGACTACTGCCGCGCCCACGGTGCCAGTGAGGTACTGACGGCGGTTCTGGTCGACAAGCAGCATGACCGCAAAGCCCGCCCGGACCTGAAGGCCGATTTCACCGGCCTGGAAGTGGAAGACCGGTTCCTGTTCGGCTACGGCATGGACTACAAGGGTTACTGGCGCAATGCGCCCGGCATCTATGCGGTCAAGGGTCTCTGA
- a CDS encoding GGDEF domain-containing protein, which produces MDFKIRFFAALTFESIFCFVLEASRLKARNELLVLAETHEHAARTDELTGLANRRDMQNRLIMEFSRYQRSGHHFSIVLIDLDLFKQINDQFGHDAGDEALREFAGLMRTVIGLTPVH; this is translated from the coding sequence ATGGATTTCAAGATCCGTTTTTTCGCCGCCCTGACCTTCGAATCCATTTTCTGTTTCGTGCTTGAAGCCAGCCGTCTGAAGGCACGCAATGAACTTCTGGTCCTGGCTGAAACCCACGAGCATGCAGCGCGGACAGACGAACTCACCGGGCTTGCCAACCGTCGCGACATGCAGAACCGCCTGATCATGGAGTTTTCCCGGTACCAGCGCTCAGGTCACCACTTCTCCATCGTCCTGATCGACCTGGACCTGTTCAAACAGATCAACGACCAGTTCGGCCACGATGCCGGCGACGAAGCCCTCCGCGAGTTCGCTGGACTGATGAGAACCGTGATTGGACTTACCCCAGTCCACTAG